The sequence GGCAGCAGATCCAGCCCGCCTATGTGGTGCGCGAAGACTCCACCATTCTTAGCATGGTAGAGCGGGGCCTAGGCGCAACCATTATGGCGTCCTTAGCCGCTGAGCCCATTCCGGCTGGGCTACGAATAGCTGAACTGCCCCAGCCCCTAGAACGGGTAATTGGCATGATTGTGCTGCATGATGCGCTGTTGCCACCCCCGGTTTATGCCTTTTTAGCTCGGCTGAAGGCAATTTGGCCCCAGTCGCAGGTCAAACACCCCTCCGCTAGCCCTGGGGCTGAAAATATTAAGGTTCAAGGCAATCGGCGGTTGTAGCAAACCTGAAAAATGCCCCGACGCTAGGCCGGGGCAGCAGGTCGTTGTTGTTCTGGAGGGATACTGAACGCTGTTCATACTCTCCATAGCAGGCTACAACCTGGCTCTAGCCGATTCCGGACAGTACAGAGGATGGAAGCGAGGACGATCTGGCCTAGAAGCCCATGGCTTTGGCTATGGTTGCAGCATCGGGGTTGAGGCCGCCTTTGACTTGGTTGTTGCTGTGGGCGATCGCTGTGTCTGGGTCTTTTAAGCCATTGCCGGTCAGCACGCAGACAATATTGATGCCAGCGGGCACCTGGTCTTTGACCTTAAGCAACCCAGCGACGGAGGCTGCACTGGCCGGTTCGCAAAACACTCCCTCTAGGGCCAGCAGTCTGTAGGCCTCCAGAATTTCCTCATCGGTGACCGCGTTAAACTCCCCCTGGCTGGCATCGCGCACAGCTTCGGCCTTCGTCCAGCTGGCGGGGTTGCCAATGCGAATGGCTGTAGCCAGGGTTTGGGGATCGCGCACCACATGGCCATTGACTAGAGGGGCAGCCCCTGCGGCCTGAAAGCCCATCATGCGGGGTAGTCGGCTGCACTTGCGCTGCTGATGATACTCACAAAAGCCCATCCAGTAGGCGGTGATATTGCCCGCGTTACCCACCGGAATGCACAGCCAGTCGGGAGCGTCGCCCAAGGCATCAACCACCTCAAAGGCCCCAGTTTTTTGCCCTTCTAAACGGTAGGGGTTAACCGAGTTGACCAGCGTAATGGGGTAATCTTCCGCCAGCTCGCGCACCATCGTCAGGGCGTCGTCAAAGTTGCCATTGATGGCCAACACCTCGGCCCCGTAGAGCAGGGCCTGGGCCAGCTTACCCAGGGCCACATAGCCATCGGGAATCAGGACAAAGGCCCGCATGCCGCCCCGACGGGCATAGGCCGCAGCCGCAGCAGAGGTGTTGCCGGTACTGGCACAAATGACCGCTTCGGCCCCGGCCTCCTTTGCCTTAGAGATGGCCATAGTCATGCCCCGGTCTTTGAAGCTGCCCGTGGGGTTGAGGCCGTCATACTTAACCCACACCTTGACATCTTTACCGATGTGCTGGGCTAAGGCAGGCATAGGAATTAGAGGCGTGTTGCCCTCGCATAGGGTAACCACCGGGGTTTGATCTGAAACAGGCAGATAGGCTCGATAGGCCTCAATCAGCCCTGGCCAAGGCTGTAGCCCAGCGGCAGGGACGCGAGGGGCAGTAACAGGAACGGCGGTGGCAGGATTTACGCTTAGGGTCACGGTAGGTCGGCGGTGTAATAGGAGGCTGATGGGTTCGAGCCACAATGACCCCGTACCCCATCAACACGGTATGTTTCCTAGTTTACCGTGAGCCTCGACCCCAACGGATCGACGGGCGATATTTTAGCCTGCATTATTCATAAACGCTAAGGCCAGAAACGCCAAAGCAATACCCGTCATACCCGTGAAAGCGAGAATCTACGCGAATAAACCCCGCCTCTGCGGGACTGACAGCGTTTAACCTCTGTGCTCATGAATAATTTGGGTTAAGCCAGGTGATCAGGTCAACTCCAAGTTTCTACCCAATTGCCAAACTGTCTAGCGGTGGTCTAAGGGGTACAGAGGCCAGTTTAAGATTGTCCTCTAGACAGGACGGTTAAAATGCCTTAACTTTCTGACTGAGTACAATTCTCTATTAAGTTGCGCCCATGAACGCCCCCGTCGATCGCGCTAAGGCCCCAGTAACGGTCTTTGCTGATAGAACTACTGAATCGGCTACAGATGTCCATGCAAGGGCAAATATGGCCTCCGTTGGGCGCGAAACCACCCCAGCCGCCGATGAAAAAATCTGTTTGATTGAGGCGCACCGATCGGCCTATCTCCCCAACCAGCAGGTCGAGTTATTACACCTTCAAGCTGAGGCTGAGGCGTTATTGTTACAGCTTCAAGCCATGCACCAGCGCCGTCAGGGGTAGTCTGAAACGCCGGTCGCCATACCTCAGACCGAGTCACGGTCGAAGGAGCCTGTGTTTGGCAATTGTTGACTTGGTTAGGGCGAAAGTGCGCCACTTTCTGAAGAATTCGCTAGTGTTAAGGTGATTCTGTGGGGAGATGCTGCGATGACTTACTCTGCTAAGCCCAGGCAACCTGGCGAAGCCAAGCTTCAAGGCCTGGCCAATCGAAAGCTCTATTCGGCGATCGCAGGGGGCCTACTGTTGGCTGTGGCCGCTGGTGCAACCTTCAAGCTCACCACCCTTACCGCCACCGACAGTCCAGCCACTGGGACATCTGCCCCTAGTGATCAAGGCGTTGCCACTGCCGATGCCGACTTTGATGGCGCACTGGTACCTGCGACCGGAGATGCCGCTACCCCCTTCCAGTCGTCTCAGCCTTTCTTTCAAGCTTCGAGGTCTCTGCGGTTGGCAGACCCAAGCTTATTGCGCTCAACCTCTCCCCAAGCTCGGGTAGAGGCGGTTTCTGCGGGGCGCTCTGATCCCTTTGCGTCGGTCATCCTACCCGGCCCTCGCGTATCCCGCCCTGCCCCCGCTGCCGCTGTGCTGACCCCGGCCCCGCCTGCGATCGCCAGCCAAGGGCTGCCTACAGTACCAGTTACCTCAACTGCCAGCTTGCCTGCTTTGCCCCAGATAGAGGCTCAGCCGGTGGTTATTCCTAACCTACCCTTACCCTTCTTGCCAGGTAATTTGCCCCCTGTCCCTACAGATCTGGCTGTGGCTCCAACGGGTAGTCCCACATTTCAAAATTTGGTTGACCAGGTAGTGGTCAGCGGTGTGGTGCAGGTGGGCAGTGGCGTGAGTGTGATTGTCACCGAGCCGGGTAGCACCGTTAGTCGTCGGGTTTCCCAAGGCGATATGTTGGCGGGTGGACGCATTAGGGTGAAGTCCGTCGATTTGTCTGGGCAAGAGCCTATGGTGGTTTTAACCTACGATGGCAGAGATTACACCCGCTCGGTAGGCGCACCTATGGTCAGTGCTCTTTAGGTCGTGTTGAGCTCAGCCTACAGATCGCTAGCCCCTGGGCACGGCCAGGTTGTAATCGGTCATTAGCCCTGGGATGCTGATATTTGGGTTTGAGATCACCCCATTGCTCGTTGGTCAGTAGCCCACCAACGAGCAATCTGACGTTACCATCTAGAAGACCTGCTGCATTTAGCTCAAGCGCTTGCAGTTGCAAATCGGTAGGGTACAAGGTGGCCGATGGGCAGTGATAAGACATTCTTTGAGGAACAGATCGGTCAGCGAGTGCTGGGGCTAGGGATTGCAGACACCTACGAGTGCCCGGTTTGTCGTCATGGACAGATTCAGCCCATGGTGATGATGGATACCTATGCCTGTAGCTTCTGCCGCCACATCTTTGAGGCTAACCTTGATCAGCAGACAGTGCATGTGGTCGATAGCGTGCAGCCCATGGGATGGCGCTGGCAGGGACGACGCTGGCAGCCGCTTTACCAAAGCCGGAGCGACATTACTTTAACACTTTGGTTGGTGGGGCTAGCCCTGGTGATTTTTCCAGCCGGAATTGTCGCCTTGGGGGGGTATGTGTTTCCTCCCTTAGACGCAACTGCCAGTATTAACTGGTCTTTGGTCTGGGCTGTAGGTACGCTGGTGGCCCATGGCACAATGGTTGGCTGGCTAATGGCTGAGCACTACCAGTTCCCCTTCTATGTCATGGTCAAAATTCGGTTGCAACGGCTATTAGATAGTCTGCCAGACTAGGCAAATCCTGACGCTAATGCCACTAAGACTGACGAGTACGGATTGGCAGAAATAGAGCAACCATTGCTGAGGGTTTCAGGTGCTGGGTTTCAGGTTTCAGGAACAGTTGGCTGACTTATGCCGCAGAGTACTAGGGACTGTGATCAATTAACCGCTGATACCAAACCCGAACTGCATGACCCCGGTTCCAAGCCAAAACGGATGACACGCCCTAGCACTCATTGGCTGGAAACCACACCAGCGGTATATCGGTATCGTTGCGCCAGCGCACCCAGCCTTCTGCGGTGCTAGACCCCGGCAGAGGGGCGCAGCCTAGGGCTGGCTGGGTAACGCGTACCCGTAGCCAATCGCCTTCGACGGCTAGGGGTCGCATAATGCTGTTGGGGCCAACCAAAGCCTGGAGCGGCGCAGCATTGTTAGGGGCCAACCGCATCGGCTGCGATAGCCCAGGACGGCGAAACTCTAGCCGAGTGGCCTCTTTCATGGAGATTTCCCAACGCTCTAGGGTCAGGGATAGAGTGCCTAAACCTAAATGGGAGCGGTGAGCCCAGGCGGCCCCAGCTTGGGTGTACTGAAAGCGAAACCAACCATCGGGGCGGATTTCTAGCACTGGAAAGGCGTAAGCTTGGGCTTCGGTTTGTACCATTGAAAAGGTAGCATCGCGGCCGATGGCTAAGGGTGGGGCATCGTTAGGCACTAACCAACCGTTGATTAGCCAGCCCCAATGATCACTGTCTGGGCTGGGATAAATGGGTAGGGCTACGCCCCGTAGCCAGCTAGCCCCGGTAGCGCCGCTGCTGTTGCCCAGGGTAGAAACGGCAGGGCGCAGATGCCCAATCCCGACATTGTCGCTAGGGGCCGGGGTCAAACCGACAATGCCGGTTTCGTCTGGGGTGATAGCACGGGGAAGATTGGGAGGCTGGGGGGGGATTGGGGGGGCTGAAGGATCTTGCTTGTTTTGCATGGCTGGACTGCCGCCGTCTCTAGCATCAGGGGCTATAAGGGGAGCCGATGTGGCTCCAACAGGCAGGGCCATCCCGCTCAGTAGCCCGAGGGCGATCGCTAAAGACTGATTCAAACTGGCCATTGCCAGGCTGCGGGCCTTGCTCCCCAGCGGCGGGGGATAGCGGTGGGGCAGCTGGTGGGAGGGGACAGGTTTAACCATGGAAGCGAATGAGGGTAACGTCAAACATCTCCTAAAACATTACGGCTTCGATCGCGGTTTGGATGTAGTGACCAAACAACCCAGTGGCAACTATTGGGCAACACCCCAGTGGCGGACTGATCCTGCGATCGCGGTCTGGGCAGCCGCTGAGTCCCAGCAGGAGACCAAAGCAAGGCTAATCAAACTGCGTTTCATTGTCGCATTGGTGGGAAAACCTATTTTCAGATGCGAATAGCAACCTTGCCGACTACCTGTCGCTGCTCAAGGCGACGAATGGCCTCAGGAACCTCTTCTAAGCTGTAAAGATGGTCAATTAGGGGCACCAGTTTGCCTGCTTCGATCAGGTCTTTCAGCACGGTCAAATCTGTCGTATTGGGCTTTACAATCAAGGATTTCACCCGGCGGTTACTCAGGGTTGAAATGGCAG is a genomic window of Nodosilinea sp. E11 containing:
- the thrC gene encoding threonine synthase, whose amino-acid sequence is MIEAYRAYLPVSDQTPVVTLCEGNTPLIPMPALAQHIGKDVKVWVKYDGLNPTGSFKDRGMTMAISKAKEAGAEAVICASTGNTSAAAAAYARRGGMRAFVLIPDGYVALGKLAQALLYGAEVLAINGNFDDALTMVRELAEDYPITLVNSVNPYRLEGQKTGAFEVVDALGDAPDWLCIPVGNAGNITAYWMGFCEYHQQRKCSRLPRMMGFQAAGAAPLVNGHVVRDPQTLATAIRIGNPASWTKAEAVRDASQGEFNAVTDEEILEAYRLLALEGVFCEPASAASVAGLLKVKDQVPAGINIVCVLTGNGLKDPDTAIAHSNNQVKGGLNPDAATIAKAMGF